The Estrella lausannensis sequence GCTAAGTCACATTGAAAAGTAACGGTATCAAATGAAAGTTATCAGTAGCGTCGGAGCAAAAGGCGGAAGCGGGAAAAGCAGCGTCTCACTGGTTCTAGCTTGGGAGTTGGCCCAGACCCACAAAGCAAAGGTCGTTCTTTTTGATGCCGACGTGCAGGGGACTTGCGTCAGCGCCAAGGCTCTTAATCCTGAAATGCCCTTCGAGGTAATCTCGGTAATCAACAAAACCGACCTGTGGGAGAAAGGAAAGCAGTACGCTAAAAACGGATACGACTACCTGATCGTGGACGGCAACCCTCGCTCCCTACATGAAGATCCGGCCATGATCGAAGTGATTGCCAAGCTCAGCGACTTAAACCTAATCATCTCACGCCCTTCTCCAAGGGATCTAAAAGCTCAGATTAAATACGTTGATCTCGTGAAGAAGGCGACAGCCGGGCAAACGAGAATACTCTGGAACTTCTTTCAAAAGAACACCGCAGCACACAAAGAAGGCGTGCCCGAAGGCGAAGAGCTTCTCGGGATTCCTAGCCTGAATACAAAAATGGGCTTAAGGGTAGCTTATCAAGACATCGGATACACGGAAGGGTATGTCGGAGGCTTGAACAATGCTGAGGCCACCAAAGAGATCAAAGCACTAGGAAAGGAAATTAAGGGACTACTGCATGGCAAAAAATAGAGTGAAACG is a genomic window containing:
- a CDS encoding AAA family ATPase; its protein translation is MKVISSVGAKGGSGKSSVSLVLAWELAQTHKAKVVLFDADVQGTCVSAKALNPEMPFEVISVINKTDLWEKGKQYAKNGYDYLIVDGNPRSLHEDPAMIEVIAKLSDLNLIISRPSPRDLKAQIKYVDLVKKATAGQTRILWNFFQKNTAAHKEGVPEGEELLGIPSLNTKMGLRVAYQDIGYTEGYVGGLNNAEATKEIKALGKEIKGLLHGKK